The Phragmites australis chromosome 15, lpPhrAust1.1, whole genome shotgun sequence genome window below encodes:
- the LOC133892290 gene encoding uncharacterized protein LOC133892290, which translates to MSSATSAATAPVAISGPVSGLPPDHAAPVAVNPFATTAIKSHVSMTLELKNPNYNKWVSFFHSMCGKFGLKSHIDSSVPARLTDPAWEQVDCCVHSWLFGSIADDILDLAMELDQTARDLCVAIENLFQANKMLRAIFVSHKFHSMTQGDRSASEYCQHMKIVANSLCDVGHTISESQLILNLLRSLNPHFPNTADDIANSPDLPSFVTARNMLVLKERRPAGSSTSSCSSGVCCSSTSFTAPSGGDDSSASTRGDNRHGKGRGRFGGNRDQQQ; encoded by the coding sequence ATGTCCTCGGCTACCTCGGCTGCCACCGCCCCTGTAGCGATCTCCGGACCAGTCAGCGGTCTTCCTCCTGATCATGCAGCACCAGTCGCCGTCAACCCCTTCGCCACGACCGCAATCAAGTCCCACGTTTCCATGACGTTGGAGCTAAAGAACCCTAACTACAACAAGTGGGTATCCTTCTTCCACTCCATGTGCGGCAAGTTCGGCCTCAAGTCACACATCGACAGCTCCGTTCCTGCGCGATTGACCGATCCCGCCTGGGAGCAGGTGGACTGCTGCGTCCACAGTTGGCTGTTCGGCTCTATCGCTGATGACATCCTCGACCTCGCCATGGAACTGGACCAGACTGCGCGTGATCTCTGTGTTGCCATCGAGAACCTATTCCAAGCGAACAAGATGCTGCGCGCCATCTTCGTGAGCCACAAGTTCCACTCCATGACTCAAGGTGATCGCTCTGCTTCGGAGTACTGCCAACACATGAAGATTGTCGCCAACTCTCTCTGCGATGTCGGCCACACCATCTCCGAGTCTCAGCTCATCCTCAATCTTCTGCGCAGCCTCAACCCCCACTTCCCCAACACCGCAGACGACATCGCCAACTCACCCGATCTGCCCTCCTTCGTCACGGCACGTAACATGCTCGTCCTCAAGGAGCGGCGGCCCGCCGGTTCTTCTACTTCTTCATGCAGCTCGGGTGTCTGCTGCTCCTCTACGTCCTTCACAGCACCATCCGGTGGCGACGACTCTTCTGCATCGACTCGCGGCGACAACAGGCACGGCAAGGGCCGTGGCCGATTTGGCGGCAACCGCGACCAGCAGCAATAG
- the LOC133892526 gene encoding uncharacterized protein LOC133892526 — MMEMVSSAVVQETVSQILSGLVHGFEGKEKLDANENLERLEMAHIKLEAALETSDKWLITDASLLRWRKKLKRAAQECDDTLHKYKQGIIEDELMEQEVRNSSLPKQIVHATKSFISSVFYRNNNQLSRSIVRRFEWFADGASEFLRFIELGGTPYRHMPFGSLIKHLFAGKELQHKIVQGNEYPLFVLWLVPFRAEHGIEAGLIFTRKDGNAPEDNFFLSVVLQLSESTDIVGIVIKCLQLFPPHFKSTVEIIKKELTQLTTQDFSWVPYVDSCQKKHWDNVHSFSSQWFRPNPLCCKQHDQHKFCHGSKFDKSGLPDVSLEPVIEVNLQCQVSLSECKSYLQDSPRLKAGLVFTPHGSSNDLLPANKSSPIAAIYSEEQHCLHTDITLEQLEEIMLPKAIDYFRQNAEATVYQMLWKSKHGTAYIQVEKGSIFVPSTQRTFPGARKRKLLQGQDEELWSWAHVIAHFISLWATYAPIRLQGRIMDWIQKEKEMQLSPPPLRLKF, encoded by the coding sequence ATGATGGAGATGGTCAGCTCTGCGGTAGTCCAGGAGACAGTTAGCCAAATCTTATCTGGTCTGGTTCATGGGTTTGAGGGGAAAGAGAAACTAGATGCAAATGAAAACTTGGAGAGGCTAGAGATGGCGCACATCAAGTTGGAGGCTGCTCTCGAGACATCTGATAAGTGGCTGATTACTGATGCATCATTGTTGCGTTGGCGCAAGAAGCTGAAGCGTGCTGCTCAAGAGTGTGATGACACACTGCACAAATACAAGCAGGGGATCATCGAAGACGAACTGATGGAACAAGAGGTAAGGAATTCCTCCCTTCCTAAGCAGATTGTGCATGCCACCAAGTCTTTCATTTCCTCCGTCTTTTACCGCAACAACAATCAGTTGAGCAGATCCATTGTTCGAAGATTTGAATGGTTTGCAGATGGTGCTAGTGAGTTTCTGAGATTCATAGAGCTTGGCGGCACACCATACCGTCACATGCCCTTCGGCTCCCTTATCAAGCATCTTTTTGCAGGCAAGGAACTGCAGCATAAAATTGTTCAGGGAAACGAGTACCCTTTGTTTGTACTATGGTTGGTACCCTTCAGAGCAGAGCATGGAATAGAGGCTGGTCTGATATTTACCCGGAAAGACGGTAATGCACCGGAGGATAACTTTTTCCTTAGTGTCGTGCTACAACTTTCAGAAAGTACAGACATAGTTGGGATCGTAATTAAGTGCTTGCAGTTGTTTCCCCCACATTTCAAGTCTACAGTTGAAATTATTAAGAAAGAACTTACTCAACTAACTACACAGGACTTCTCATGGGTGCCATACGTTGATTCATGCCAGAAAAAACACTGGGACAACGTTCATAGCTTTAGCTCTCAATGGTTTCGCCCAAACCCATTATGTTGCAAGCAGCATGATCAGCACAAGTTTTGTCATGGTAGCAAGTTCGACAAGTCAGGATTACCAGATGTTTCTCTAGAACCAGTTATTGAAGTAAATCTGCAGTGCCAAGTCTCGCTATCTGAATGCAAAAGTTATCTACAAGATTCTCCACGTCTGAAAGCTGGACTAGTCTTTACGCCCCATGGCTCTTCAAATGACTTGCTGCCTGCAAATAAAAGTTCTCCAATAGCAGCGATCTACAGTGAGGAGCAACATTGCTTGCATACAGACATTACCTTGGAACAGCTGGAAGAGATCATGTTGCCAAAGGCGATAGATTACTTCCGCCAGAACGCGGAAGCGACAGTCTACCAAATGCTTTGGAAGTCTAAACATGGCACTGCATACATTCAGGTTGAGAAGGGAAGCATCTTCGTGCCAAGCACACAGAGAACGTTTCCTGGAGCTAGGAAAAGAAAGCTGTTGCAAGGACAGGATGAGGAGTTGTGGAGTTGGGCACATGTGATCGCTCACTTCATCAGCTTATGGGCTACATATGCGCCCATCCGGCTGCAAGGCCGGATCATGGACTGGAttcagaaagaaaaggaaatgcaGTTATCACCACCACCGCTACGCCTGAAATTCTAA